A genomic window from Deltaproteobacteria bacterium IMCC39524 includes:
- a CDS encoding pyridoxamine 5'-phosphate oxidase family protein — MISEKLLEILKKDGIVSIATQGKDGLHMVNTWNSYVQISPEGRFLIPAGYMHKTEENIKHNHEVAITTASSKVKGLHGAGAGFLIKGKAEFVTSGPDYNILKEKFSWLRATLAVTIDSATQTW; from the coding sequence ATGATTTCTGAAAAACTACTCGAAATTCTCAAAAAGGACGGAATTGTTTCGATTGCAACGCAGGGTAAAGATGGCCTTCACATGGTCAATACCTGGAACAGTTATGTCCAAATATCACCGGAAGGGCGTTTTCTGATCCCAGCCGGATATATGCATAAGACAGAAGAAAACATCAAGCATAACCATGAAGTTGCCATCACTACAGCAAGTAGTAAGGTTAAGGGACTGCACGGAGCGGGCGCAGGTTTTTTGATTAAGGGGAAGGCCGAATTTGTAACTTCCGGGCCAGATTATAACATCTTGAAGGAGAAGTTTAGCTGGCTAAGGGCAACGCTCGCTGTCACAATTGATTCCGCCACCCAAACCTGGTAA
- a CDS encoding MarR family transcriptional regulator, translated as MDVTEKVLEVMRSEGQPLNAGKITELSGLDRKAVDKAMAQLKKEDKIVSPKRCYWTPA; from the coding sequence ATGGATGTTACTGAAAAGGTTCTCGAAGTTATGCGTTCTGAAGGACAGCCTCTCAATGCAGGCAAGATCACAGAACTTAGCGGACTTGACCGCAAAGCAGTCGACAAAGCAATGGCACAACTAAAAAAAGAAGATAAAATCGTCTCGCCTAAACGTTGCTACTGGACTCCAGCTTAA